From a region of the Notolabrus celidotus isolate fNotCel1 chromosome 14, fNotCel1.pri, whole genome shotgun sequence genome:
- the bcl7bb gene encoding B-cell CLL/lymphoma 7 protein family member B-B, with product MNLNSIKMSGRSGRAETRSRAKDDIKKVLAAIEKVRKWEKKWVTVGDTSLRIFKWVPVTETKQIYRTKSTGGDVRGLKDVVLENTNSLLDFTDENSNQSFLSDVYQPKMDNSSSTSSSQQVSPPHTSSLRTEDSQPPMLGQESVDEPVHSGQEGADEPPTLIKEDLLSSGTLRRSSPDTQEELDESGAPPLKKICTGENSVLR from the exons ATGAATCTTAATAGCATCAAGATGTCGGGACGATCAGGCCGCGCTGAGACCCGGAGTCGGGCTAAAGATGACATTAAAAAGGTCCTGGCCGCTATCGAGAAAGTACGGAAATG GGAGAAGAAATGGgtgacagttggagacacatCCTTGCGCATCTTTAAGTGGGTGCCAGTAACAGAAACAAAGCAG ATATACCGCACCAAATCCACAGGTGGAGACGTTCGAGGACTGAAAGATGTGGTCCTGGAGAACACCAACTCTCTTTTGGACTTCACAG ATGAAAACAGCAACCAGAGCTTTCTCTCAGATGTTTACCAGCCAAAGATGgataacagcagcagcacatctaGCTCCCAGCAGGTCAGCCCTCCACATACCTCTAGCCTCCGGACTGAAGACTCACAGCCACCCATGTTGGGCCAGGAGAGTGTGGATG AGCCGGTTCATTCAGGACAAGAGGGGGCTGATGAGCCTCCTACTCTCATCAAAGAGGACCTTCTTTCATCAGGAACACTCAGACGGAGCAGCCCAGACACACAG GAAGAACTGGATGAATCTGGAGCACCACCTTTAAAGAAGATTTGCACAGGAGAAAATTCTGTACTGAGATAG